From the genome of Malus sylvestris chromosome 6, drMalSylv7.2, whole genome shotgun sequence, one region includes:
- the LOC126626843 gene encoding uncharacterized protein LOC126626843 — MTWVPPVTPTVFLRRLRLGSGPPVQFPSMKMVSETRRTILSNDHEGEAEAENRNVSELVSALRAASRAEDFARIEEALAGREAELKREIERQRHEKALMEEKHEFERLEKLKAEDELRVKLSVMVKAEAVSEDKFPVKDQSNEVISGKRRNMQRRRSKPLAAISNNCEVGSASSVERNGGLPIAGYGRDANMLMKRKNMEKTKMRKRENRVQYRCNMIAFFNTMRRVKRHLTERHLELLQQSPFWPLISAFYRGVISIDQCKKSDNDICNIIKCYNYRTMSFDFGSTSASLTTEDIAEILGIPQEGQEAVELKGLRNYKSDFTKRYFKVKTVSKKLVEDALEEAIKGKREADVEDVVRLIVLELCVTFLLCSSSTETSWNIVKYCEDLENISRYSWAKAVADHLHKSLEKSTRTFKPYSVHGCVVVIMLWLCERTNLIQPINGREGHKPAIVKWSVKELQMKLRHIDVADIGLSFKENKKKRRENERTCEEAKFDGREDKEGEILFDDTTGSLEGEFRAQKTQMHFLPTNIDSKRLNDEEDSEQSLEDLCEMIQNGSTEVAKAQGRVDSEKSESTNDKRERLKRKLKEEKEEKRKLKEDYEFLIGEQKSLIQSVKSFAKKLQGTLEAEREEVKHLKEDKMELIKEIQELRDQLNRWTPSAAMQLRDGIQIEKSNVRRTFDPAFENEQGENKKVKVEGEKVEKILSDAIDEVGY; from the exons ATGACTTGGGTCCCTCCGGTCACTCCCACTGTATTTCTGAGACGTCTTCGGCTCGGTTCCGGACCTCCggttcaatttccgtccatgaAAATGGTGTCGGAGACACGACGTACGATTCTTTCTAACGACCACGAGGGCGAAGCCGAAGCCGAAAATCGGAACGTTTCCGAGCTGGTTTCGGCGCTGAGAGCGGCGTCTCGGGCGGAGGATTTCGCCCGAATCGAAGAGGCTTTAGCAGGGAGAGAAGCGGAACTGAAGCGAGAAATTGAGAGGCAAAGGCACGAGAAGGCATTGATGGAGGAAAAGCACGAGTTCGAGCGGCTCGAGAAGCTCAAAGCGGAGGACGAGCTCAGGGTCAAGCTTTCCGTGATGGTCAAGGCAGAGGCGGTTAGCGAAGACAAGTTTCCGGTGAAAGACCAGAGCAATGAGGTCATTTCGGGGAAGAGGAGGAAcatgcaaagaagaagaagcaagcCTCTGGCTGCAATCAGTAATAACTGTGAAGTAGGCTCTGCTTCTTCTGTTGAAAGAAATGGAGGTTTGCCAATTGCAG GTTATGGCAGGGACGCAAATATGCTGATGAAGAGGAAGAACATGGAAAAGACGAAaatgagaaaaagagaaaaccGTGTACAATACCGTTGTAATATGATTGCATTTTTTAACACAATGCGGCGAGTTAAGAGACACTTGACTGAAAGACACTTGGAGTTGCTTCAACAATCTCCATTTTGGCCATTAATATCAGCATTTTACAGAGGTGTGATTTCTATAGATCAATGCAAGAAATCCGACAATGACATCTGCAACATCATCAAGTGCTACAACTACAGAACAATGAGTTTTGACTTTGGTAGCACATCTGCATCATTGACAACCGAAGACATTGCTGAAATTTTGGGAATTCCACAAGAAGGTCAGGAAGCAGTAGAATTAAAAGGATTAAGGAACTACAAATCAGATTTTACCAAAAGATATTTCAAGGTAAAAACAGTGTCAAAAAAATTGGTGGAGGATGCTTTGGAAGAAGCGATAAAAGGGAAGAGAGAAGCAGATGTAGAGGACGTCGTACGCCTGATTGTACTAGAACTATGTGTTACATTCTTATTATGCAGCTCAAGCACCGAAACTTCATGGAATATCGTCAAATATTGTGAAGATTTAGAAAATATTTCAAGATATTCATGGGCAAAAGCAGTGGCTGACCACCTACACAAGTCACTGGAAAAGTCGACCAGAACATTTAAGCCATATTCTGTTCATGGATGCGTGGTTGTCATAATG CTTTGGTTGTGTGAGAGAACAAAcctcatacaaccaatcaatGGAAGGGAGGGACATAAACCAGCTATCGTGAAATGGAGCGTGAAGGAACTGCAAATGAAACTGAGACATATAGACGTCGCAGACATTGGG CTCAGCTTTAAGgagaacaagaagaaaagaagagaaaatgaaagaaCATGCGAAGAAGCTAAATTTGATGGCCGAGAAGACAAAGAAGGGGAAATTTTGTTTGATGATACAACGGGATCATTGGAAGGTGAATTTCGAGCTCAGAAGACGcaaatgcatttccttccaactAACATTGATTCAAAAAGGTTGAATGATGAGGAGGACTCAGAACAAAGTTTGGAAGATTTATGTGAAATGATTCAAAATGGAAGTACTGAAGTTGCAAAAGCTCAAGGAAGAGTGGATAGTGAAAAGTCGGAGAGTACGAATGATAAAAGAGAGAGATTGAAGAGAAAACTAAAGGAAGAAAAGGAGGAGAAGAGAAAGCTGAAAGAGGACTACGAGTTCTTAATTGGTGAGCAGAAATCATTGATTCAATCTGTGAAAAGCTTCGCGAAAAAGCTGCAAGGAACTCTTGAAGCCGAAAGGGAAGAGGTGAAACACCTAAAGGAGGACAAAATGGAGCTGATCAAGGAAATTCAAGAACTAAGAGATCAGCTCAATCGATGGACTCCATCGGCCGCAATGCAATTGAGAGACGGCATACAAATTGAGAAAAGCAACGTAAGGAGGACGTTTGATCCGGCGTTCGAGAACGAACAAGGAGAAAACAAGAAGGTTAAAGTAGAAGGGGAGAAAGTTGAAAAAATTCTATCTGATGCAATCGACGAAGTAGGTTATTGA
- the LOC126626844 gene encoding uncharacterized protein LOC126626844 yields MVRPSEPPIDMQRRRSERLAAIDAANNNVSEGSSASSVEENGGHPISGYGGVAKKQMKSKNMEKNIIEKRKGGEDYVQFRCNMMSFFNTMQRVKKHLTERHLELLQQTPFWPLISAFYSGVILEDLCKKSDNDVRTIIKCYNSRTMSFEFGSTSASLTTKDIAEILGLPKEGEEVQLKGTQKHISDFTKRYFEEETILYKKLVDNALEKALKGKRETDVGDVVRLIVLELCGTFLLCTTSHTIFWNLVKYCEDLEKNSRYSWAKAVADVLHEALGKQTRGCKPCSIPGCVIVIMLWLCEKTNLIQPINGREGHKPALVKWRVRELHSKLNEIDVTDIGLSFKKDKKKKKNKNDEMEKPLEEAKIDGQDLEEGENVLDDTAASLECAFRAQKTQPKLLSVRTMSKRLIDKENLEKRREDLGETIQNASAEVAKAQGKVNRLTEKLESDKIKNLKRKLKEEKEEKRKMKEDYEFLIAEQKSLLESVKRFVKNLEGALKAELEEVKNLKKDKMEMIKEIQELKDQLNEGSPCAALQDIQVEVCPKQLFFTSLDKNRGKRASDPEFEYEQEGKKKRKVGQ; encoded by the exons ATGGTGCGACCATCGGAGCCTCCAATTGACATGCAAAGACGAAGAAGCGAGCGTTTGGCCGCAATCGATGCTGCAAACAATAATGTCAGTGAAGGAAGCTCTGCTTCTTCTGTAGAAGAAAATGGTGGTCATCCAATTTCAG GTTATGGAGGGGTAGCAAAGAAGCAGATGAAGAGCAAGAATATGGAAAAGAACATAATTGAAAAAAGGAAGGGTGGAGAAGATTATGTGCAGTTCCGTTGTAATATGATGTCATTTTTTAATACGATGCAGCGAGTTAAGAAACACTTAACAGAAAGGCACTTGGAGTTGCTTCAACAAACTCCGTTTTGGCCATTAATATCGGCATTTTACAGTGGCGTGATTTTGGAAGATCTGTGCAAGAAATCAGACAATGACGTCCGCACCATCATCAAGTGCTACAACTCCAGAACAATGAGTTTTGAGTTTGGTAGCACGTCTGCATCATTGACAACCAAAGACATTGCTGAAATTTTGGGACTTCCAAAGGAAGGTGAAGAAGTACAGTTGAAAGGAACACAGAAGCACATATCAGATTTTACCAAAAGGTATTTCGAGGAAGAAACAATATTGTACAAAAAATTAGTGGATAATGCTTTGGAAAAAGCGTTAAAGGGGAAGAGAGAAACCGATGTAGGGGATGTTGTACGTCTGATTGTACTAGAACTATGCGGTACCTTCTTATTATGT ACCACAAGCCACACCATTTTCTGGAATTTAGTCAAGTACTGTGAagatttagaaaaaaattcaagataTTCATGGGCAAAAGCAGTGGCTGACGTACTACACGAGGCATTGGGAAAACAGACCAGGGGATGCAAGCCATGTTCTATTCCTGGATGTGTCATTGTTATAATG CTTTGGTTGTGTGAGAAAACTAAcctcatacaaccaatcaatGGAAGGGAGGGACATAAACCAGCTCTTGTAAAATGGAGGGTGCGGGAACTGCACTCCAAACTGAATGAAATAGACGTCACAGACATCGGG CTGAGCTTTAAGaaggacaagaagaagaagaagaataagaatgaCGAAATGGAAAAGCCGCTTGAAGAAGCTAAAATAGATGGGCAAGATTTAGAAGAAGGGGAAAATGTATTAGATGATACAGCGGCCTCGTTGGAGTGTGCATTTCGAGCTCAGAAGACACAACCAAAACTCCTTTCAGTTCGTACTATGTCAAAAAGGTTGATTGACAAAGAAAACTTGGAAAAAAGACGGGAAGATTTAGGGGAAACGATTCAAAATGCAAGTGCTGAAGTTGCAAAAGCTCAAGGCAAAGTGAATAGGCTAACTGAAAAGTTGGAAAGTGACAAAATAAAGAACTTGAAGAGGAagctaaaagaagaaaaggaggagAAGAGAAAGATGAAAGAGGACTATGAGTTCTTAATTGCTGAGCAGAAATCATTGCTTGAATCTGTAAAAAGGTTCGTGAAAAATCTGGAAGGGGCTCTTAAAGCCGAACTGGAGGAGGTGAAGAACCTTAAGAAAGACAAAATGGAGATGATCAAGGAAATTCAAGAACTCAAAGATCAGCTGAATGAAGGGAGTCCATGCGCCGCATTGCAAGACATACAAGTTGAGGTGTGTCCGAAGCAATTGTTTTTTACAAGTCTCGATAAAAACAGAGGAAAGAGGGCATCAGATCCGGAGTTTGAGTATGAacaagaaggaaaaaagaaacgGAAAGTAGGGCAGTAA